In Lycium ferocissimum isolate CSIRO_LF1 chromosome 3, AGI_CSIRO_Lferr_CH_V1, whole genome shotgun sequence, the genomic window aactagacatgaattaaataaactAAATTCTAAACAACTTAGGTTTCCTACTCTTGGTTTATTTCCTACAGGTTGTTAGTTGTTACTTGTGATGATGGAGAATTATTAAGCTTCCTTTCTCTAGACATGTTGGGCTCCAAGGAGGCATTATTCGTTCGATGTGATTACTCCAAAAGATTCTCTTAACAAAATGGTGTATTAAAAACTTAatacattattattatcataattACGATCATTATTACTTTATTATATCTCTAATTCTGCTACTGACTCTTGTATCTGTAGAGATCGtgaattaatattgcttaaAGTATTGCCCTTACAGTTCCTGTGCTCTGCGTGGTTATTCATTAAAAAGTTAACCAATGAGATTAACAATTAATCTGAATTCTTAGAGGAGAGCACGTGCTTTCATGTGGAAGGAAGAAGGGATCAAACAGAATTTAAGTGGACAATATATGGTAGATAAATTTCAAGTTGCATATATATGTGGATTATGTTTACCTAAAGAaaataaggggtcgtttggtagctgatTTTGATGtgagttatgcaggtattaaaTCTTGCACAAATAATACTATATTCGGTAGCTGGTTAGAaggtaagttattcatgtattaaattaatctttatattattaatacGTGTACAATTCTAACGGGCtgccaaacgacccctaaatttatattttgttgctCCTGATCCAATGGTGGACcattgagagagaaaaattgtcacaccccaatttccgatagggtgtgatgggcacccgacccttacctagggccgagcgaacccgcgtactcataatactcatagccatacttaaataacaaagcataacataagcacttcacaacttgaaattttttttggaaaacacacatgcctttcatcttttcaaatcaaacgaattcgtaaccatagcgaatctataaacacatgaggttcataacacaatgcgtcaGGATACATaagcttacatagccgtttacaaacgaaCATTTCACACACGATGATTGTGTCTCtttaaagtctctaacataactccgaataccatacaaaaTGCATTCGACTCGGCAAATGactgaggaaatggagctcgccaatccggcggaacatcttccgctaacatcatctgctcatcaggtaccgcgcggcatgaaacgcgacccccgaagaaaggggtcagtacggaatatgtactgagtatgcaaagcagaaaatacagaaaacgaaataaGGAGTATCGAACGCGAGcacaatagtccaaataccaacgtacttacctCTGACATCCTAGGCATACATGCACAagtcacacacacataccgcggccggaacccggtaatatcataaatatacatggttacacatacatacataccgcggtcaagaatccaggaGTATATATGTTACACGCAAGAAACGGTCAAGTATCCATCaatggacgatatcacacatacacataccgcgtaTCCAATGTATCCGCTCGTCATGGTCGGCTTTTcacggtcaagtatccaaatggacaatatcacacatacacatgccgcggcttatccagcggtcatggtacaccgcggtcaagtatccggacaatatcacacataccggcccggactcggcgaaaaaggtaataacaatacacacgaaaTTAGGATCGTAAGCGGCCATacgaatataatttcttttattacaaactcaacgaGAACAACCAAAGCACGCCATTCTTTCAAGGCCAAGACAACAATTAAATCGGGttcttttccaaacattattcgaaaacacatcaaaccgaacttcgagaGACCATAATCACCGTCAAGATCACATGCGTacgagcaaataaataattaaattgccttccaaattcgatgaccaaatatatttactaacatcggtaagtgcgaaacaagtttcaagtttatcggaattagtatacaatagttataatttttaaaatcgttcttgtgtgtcaaaatgtattgtAAAACCCAATGAagtagtcaaaataattatcttataatagtcgggcgatagccaaaagttctttttcaaaatcacacaaatataccaaacagagcGACATAGGAAGATCTCTGaacgcgtgggccccacctcgatcaaattgaggcggcggaccccaaactatggtcattAGGCCTGGCGAGGTCATAGACAAGGATccaaggccctccaatatcatctaggcgaactacgggtgtttgagcaaatatttcaacaaaacaggacatttccaattcaattctactgaatgaaaaagggtcaaaatgaagctcggattccgaggaatAGAGTCGTCCTCAACGCTCGAATCTCGGCCTAAcatacttaggacatgccaagagaaggaaagagcaagctttacatacctttgttgtgcctcactgctcgtccaatttcaattcccatTTCGTCGTAAATcacaaatggtcattcttaccagcttactattcatgcaagttagcATTTCAACTTTGATTAAgcatttgactaccgaaattcctaaggcacctcccctataaatatgacacccccgagattcaactcggctcaaaacatcaacaacaaccaaacaacaacacctacaaccacaataaacacaatacaatccgcaactagtcttcttcttacctaatgcaatcgcttccattccgacttcaactttcaaaccaTCACCACCATACTCAccttcattaccaatcaaaatcattacaacgccatacggaagcgtttcataatatttttacaatatatatacaaagtatacgcaatatacaaactttccaacataaggctaaaattctcatttcaacttcataccttcaaatccataccaactcaaaccattaaacctttattaatgttataagaatcataacgacacaaccaacatgtcaaacaaaacaattcattttcattacaatgtttccatagctcacggccaacttccatattcctaatttcaacctaactcattcaactttcatttccaacatgaactccatcataaccacaactaaaacacaacgCTAAATTCAACTTAccttaacacacacacacggccaaaatccaacctacacggccaacatcaactccaacattctatgagtttcattctcttctacataacacaacaacacacaaacatgctaagtaccATTAATTCGTTATTTCTACATACaaaacacatacacggcctctTACCTATATGCACACCCATCATGCAAACcttcatatttccataaactctactcatttccatatactacaacacaaacaaaccttcataacataaataaaagggatgaattcttaccttttccttccaacttcttcacttaactcaagtgttgaattgatgaaacaaggactcaatcttccaaaacaactacaccaagtcgaaaagggaccttgaattagtttgaataccacaagaaaataattttgaagaaagatttccaaGGGACAAAAGTTggaggacatggccgaatgccatgtctcctttgttcttcatcttttgttatttcccttctcttattttcttgaatcttccaaATGATAAGGCTCCCTTTATATAatgtcacatggaaaattaattaaatcaagtgggcttggccatgcatggccggccacccctctttattgggcctcatttttccttttttatttttttgagcccaattggttataaatctcgttttgtaattcccgaatcaaattctcaaaattccaatttttgcccttggccttcctcaatatttcacattcaatatttccttagacatcacatgcaccttaagtaagatccatctaaagccttatttcttaccattccgaattatctccaatttttccgaatacgcacaaaatgcgagatatgacaccaaccttacccttaacactttaTACCctcaaaagatgaacatgcgaCTTATGCTttaagacaaaatcaacaaaaccggaaattgaaagtcttgtctttaactcgtcgcaaacaacttaaaatatttcgacatacaaagtacggggtgtaacaaaaatGGTCAATGTTTTTTCACATGCAAGCCGTAATTAAGCTAGGAGTATATATCCAATAGCTTTGACCGCAAGAAACGGTAACACTAGTCAAACATCATGATGTGACAATATTCCATACAATTACCGAAAGAGAATTACTAGCTCGTCTTGTTTTCTTTTCACACCCTTTTGTTAAAAATCAAAGCCTTCTTTGGCTTCTTTAGCTATACTATTTGTTGAAGCGTGTGCGTGATTATGTCATTTAAAAGTTTAAACTATTAGAAAAGtatgttttatttattaaattatattttcagcacatgtttgattttttttcactAGGCAAGcaagtaaaaaatatttggaataaTGAATGATTGTGACTTGTGAGACTAGAACACAGGACCTCGGCTTGTTCCGATACATGTTGAAATATGACACTAACTCATCCAAAATTTAAGCCATCAGAGATAGCTCAATTTCAGTAACGACTTAATAATATATATCCTCATATACTGAGATAACTCAATTTCATTAATGACTTAATAATATCCTCATATACTCTTTTCTTCTTGCTCTTAGTGACATCTTTAAGGGAGAGAATACGGATTTGCGTACTCGATGGTCTCGTGAAGATAACTTTCTCTTTGAGATTCattaattataatatatattggTAACTTAGGATAAGTATTTTTGGAGATGAGAGCAGATGGCATCTCAAGCTCTGGCTGTCAGTCTGTGTGATCAGTAGGAAATGCCTAGAGCTTTCAGCTTATCCCATTAATTCTAGGAGCCCGTTACTAATAATAGCGGACTATATtcaatagaatttttttttttccacaaaatcTGCAATTTTGCTTGAACATTTCACTAGTATATTAATATTTGTCAGAATTTCATGCAATTTACATGTGTTTTGAGTTAATTGAGATAACGAGCGGTCTAGAATATAATGTTAAGCTTAAATCACATTTTAGAATTAAATTTGCAAATCGCTGAAGCAAAAAAGTGTAAATCGCATTATTTCTAAAATGCAATTTGTAAGTTACTTTCTAAAATGCAACTTgcaaaatcacatatatgtGTTTTGCATATTTTGGAATTCCCTATGcacattttgaaagaaaaaaaatcattaaatatgtacttatatatattctttaataTTATTGTTTAGTAGATTTCCTGGCAAGCAACCTCATTTACAAAAATAATCCTTCTCTTTTAAGTTTTATCCTTTTTCTTCTGCCTTTCTGGATAATGTCCTAGGTCTTTACTTCCACATCTTATAATTTCCCACATTTATGATGGTGTAAAGAATCTTGACATTATTCGTTCAGTTTAATCAATCATAGCaagttattattatatatgtatattacatGTTACCGTATTTTTACACTGTCAATGCGAGGAGTAGACactacacaaaaaaaaaaaaaacatgaattagCGAATGATTAAAAAGGCAATAACATGACCTTATAATTATGATGATAGCAAAAGTTAAGGTatcaaaatttcataattttcctGGCAGTGTCATGTTCAGATTGCAAAAATAATGCAGCATGGACAGCGAGAGTTAGTAAGAAAAAGAGAGTCACGTGAAACCCAATAAAGAATACTGGTATCTATCTATCTGGAAAATATTAGTGAGTGACCACTAAGGAAAGGATTAACGAATCTATACCATgaccaaaatattaaagaattaaaaaagtGCACATTGAATGACTTATCCGAGACGGATTCAGAATTTAATCATATCGGTAGATTACTACTAAAAAGGTGAAGTTTCAATAGAAATTTCCAATAGCATTCGTTGAAAAATGGCTCCCGCACAAAAgcatttttaaagaaaaattttcatacttttcatgGCGTTTTGATGAAAAAGTCCGTCGAAAATTTGTGTTTTTAGAGATGTTCTTACgtgaacccattatatttttgtaattatgaGTTAGAAGCTAGTAATATTTATTACTATGATTTTAATGATATGAACAGGGTTCTGCGGTCAGTTTTTTATTGGAATACGAAGTGAATCAAATTGAAGGACTCTTTAAcactttgatatatattttgctCCGTATAAAAATTAGTGGGTTCAAAGAAATTTATTATTTCCTCACTGCATCCGCCTGTGCCTGCAATTTCCTTTTCTCATTAACCATTTATCCATCCATCCACCCCCTACCTATGATAtctaccttccaaggtagggGGAAGGTCTGCGTACGTTCTACCCTCTCCAGGCCTcatttgtgggatttcactgagtatgttgtttttgttgatgaTCGAGTTTGTTTCGAAATATTTAACGTGTTAAAGTAAAAACGAAATCATTTACTGCATTTTGTCAAATCCACTCTTATTGTTCTAATTAGTATAGTGTTAACTAAGTGAGACGTTTTAAGATAAATAAAAGGTACTTTATAATTAAGGCTATTAGATATATCTTCTTAAAGAGTGCAGAaaccttttaaaaacaaataataTGAGATAGGGGTGTGtgtttaaaataaaacaaactcTGTAATCTTAATTAGCCTGTTGATAGCTTATTGTTTAGTTGTACTATATAGTACTACTTCCAAATCTGACACTGAAAGCATGTAGAATTACAGTAATTAACTCTGCAATCTCTATGttgttttccttctttctaGGCACTTTTTTAATGCAACTCTTAATGCTTATTATGTCAAGAACATAATATACTGCAACTATATATGACGGGTTAAAGGCATGATAATATTGATTAATTGATCCTTAAATGGGGATATGACATAGGTCTATGGAATCATATTTAATGTAATACTATACACTTGAAGctatttaagaaagaaaaactaGTTATCTCTTAAGGCGAAAGTGAAGGTATTAGTACATAGTAGTAATGACTTTGGATATTAGTTATATAAGTATAATATTATCCTTTCAATCCCAAAAAGAAAGTACATATATAGTAGTAGTGAGAAGTTGATGAGTTAAAGAGTAGAAGAATTCTCATTGGTTGACTTATATTTCTTCCGGCCCAAATATTAGTCGCTTTGACAAACTGAATACGTCTTAGAAAAATAAGGAACAtttgttacctttttttttttttttttttttttttttcaatttcaccCTTAACTGCTTCAATTAGTAGTGTTAACCAAGGACATATAGATAGGAATAAGGGAGTTTAGCTGAATCCCCTTCGTCGAAAGATTATATTGTCCTTCAAGGAAGGGAAAGAGGAGAGGCGGAGAGGCACGGAAGTGGAGTAATTATGAAGACTAGCATAGAAGTTACCAACTTCTTTTTATGGAAGCCGAGATTCCTCCATGACGTGGTCTTAGACTAGTTAATCGTGATGGACTAGTATTTCGAACTAAAAGAGATTTCGGACCCGACtatgaagttgaagaaaataaaaaggcaGGTTTATGGTGGACACTGAGCACACGTATGACAGAAGAGGTAGCTGGAGGAGAAGCGCAACGAAGAACAAGGAGTtctgaagaattttttttgttatatataaattgttgaGTCTCCTTGATAAAGAAACTTTTTTAGTGCAGTGGCAAAGTGGATTCAAATATTGCTTTTGGTCACATATTCACCACTACTGTTAATTAAGTGAGACTTTAGGAGAAAATCAAAGGGCGTGCAAAAACCTTAATTTAAGGACAGATATTAATAGACAGGAGATAGTAACTTTATAGAGAGAAAACTCGTCAGAACAATATGGCTCTTAATCCCTTCATCAGTCACCCATGACTCAGCTGCCTATACATGTTAGTTTCACAAGGCAAAGGTAAAATGACATATAGTCAAGTTTCAACTCTTAGCGAACATTGTAGTCTTAGCAGTGGCTTATGTTAAGATAGAACCTGAAATCATATTTAAAATATACTACACCTTAAGGCACAAAGAAACCCCAGCTTACACTTTGTTGCTCCTAAATCAGAATGGTTCATGAACTTTTAAGAGGATAAAAGAAACACGGTGATTACTTCTTTGTTTAAAAATGTGGCAGCGGCCAGCACATACTATTCAAAGTAATGGAAGTTTTCACCAAGTGCAAAATCACAAGTGTCATAAAAGATTAGTGTTTGCTCAACTACAACAGTTACAGACAAAGGCATGAAGGGgtgaaataaaagttgtatctCCACGACTTCTTCTAGGAAAGCAGCAAGATGCTGCAACGCgaataattatttttgtacatttcaCTAATCTAAATATACTAACTTAACAAGACCTATTATACAGACCTTAGCCAAAAGACAGATtctcacttcttcttctttgaagTAGAGGTCCCTTTTCTGGACTTCCTTTTGGTACTAGTGTTGCTTTTGTTCTTGCTACACTGAGGGCAAAACCAGTCTTCCTCTGGTACACACTCAAGGGGAGGATCACAACAATCTACATGCATGCCAATCCCACATCCACGAGACCCACTTTCATCACCACATATCAGCATTACTTCCTCCCTGTCTGGTGACCCACATACCTGGCATGCTATATCGTTACTATTGTCATCCGATGACACCATCTCCTCCTCAACAATCTCTTCCAAGCGACTGACATGTTTTTTCAGTGATTTTTCTGCCCAAGCATGAGTGTTGTATTGCACATAATTGTTGAGGGTAAAACCAGGTTTGCACACGTAAGTCACCAAGTAATCAGGCAACACACAAGGTATCTCATGCCTTAAGAATTCTTGAACCCACTTGTCACAGCGTGGCATGACCTCACTAACAATGGCAAAGTCAACACCTGACTCCAGGAATCGACTATAAGGAGGAGAAGTTGCTAATATAATGCCGTCTCCTGCCTTGACTGCTCGTTTCAATGTATCCTGATTCAACAAAAAGAGAGTATATTAAAACCTGTTAGAGATACGGACAAAGTGCAATCCAGGGAAATTTCATGGTCTAGAAATCGCTTGCATGTGGTGTTGGAAAAAACAGTTCTGGAGGAAAATTTTCCACCGAAAACGTTTCATCTTAGGCAATCCGTTTCTAGATCATTTTCCAATTGTGGTTAGCTATAAAAGTAGATGACATATGATGATCGCACAAGCTATtggataaaatattaaaatagtgCTCTAGTGATAATTTTTTCAGTACTAAAAAGACAATGTCTACATTTTTTAAACAAGTAACATAGAGTAAGAGCTATGCTTTGTAAGAATAATGAAGAAGTTAAGTTTTGTAAAGAAAAGTTACTTGCGCCCATAAGGAAGTCTTTTTCCACTTTGGTGGAATATACTATCttaggagaaattatttttccataatgcaagGAAACCAACAACTGGAAAATGATTTCATCAAAGAAGTTCCAGAAAGTAATTCTTCGTCATACAAAACACACCATAAAAGGAGTTaatggaagagaaagaaactcTTGCAAATAGGCAGCATAGGAACTCAATCTTCAAGAAACCTATACGACAAACAACAAACTACCATACCAGTGGTGGTACGATGCAGTCTCCATATATGATTATCCTCATTCCGTATAATGCGCCATGTCCAGTCCTCTCCCTCAGAAGTCGCCACTTTCTTGGGGCCTCTAAGCTGATTGCTAAGTCTTCAGTCAATCCCTTTTTGTGCCATTCATACGGCTCCTCATCTAATAATTTTCCAGCCTCAACACAAGCAGTTAAATAATCTGTCTTCAAGATCCACCTGTAAAAAACAACTGACGATATGTTTATGTTTACTTGTAAGAATGGACATAACTTTAGGGCTGTGTAATTAGCCAAACCTTCCAGAGGATGCAGCAGCAAAAAATTTCTCTGTTCTACGTACTGGAGCAGGAACAATGAAATGGGTTGCCTGATATGACCACTGGTGAGAATCTCTGCACACTTTTCCTTTCAATCGCTTGATAACCTGCTGAAACTCCTTCCTTTGTAGCCGATGCCCGCTAACTATAAACCACCTAGGCTCACTTCGTACTTTTGTAATCTGCAACGAACGAGGCTTTTTACCACAAGGAGAAGTTCTGTCAGCCTCATGTTCATTATGACTCGCGTTCTGGCCTCCACTAACAGGTATGTTCTCCTTCTCCACATCCATGGAGCTCTTAAATTGATGCTCAGTGGCTTTACCAGGTTCACATGGAgacccttttcttttcttcccttctACCTTGTTTCTATCAGTTCTGCACTTCTTCCTTTCTGCGCCTTCTACAGAATCAGCAGCTCTTTTAGTAGCTAGATTAGTTTTCTTGCTATTCTTCTTCACATATTTTGGACCTTTGGAAACTTTCTCCTCTGAAGCTTTCCCCACAGAAGTTGATTCACTTAACTTGGTCTCCTTGCCAGAAAAAGTCTTTTGAGTTTCAGATTTGTTGTTTTCAGTACTTTGTCTCTTTGCAATATCCTTCTTGTCATTCTTATTTACCACCTTGTTCACATTTAGTTTCTTCTCCGTTGATCGAAGCCCTGAATGTTGTGCTTCAGTACCAGTAGACTTCTCTCTTAGAGCATTTAACTCCTCATCTTCTTGGTCCTCTGGAGCCTCAGTATCATCATTTAGGGATTCATTTGTTTTGGCAGCTTCTTTTTCAGAATCCAAAAGTTTATATTTCTCGATCTCTTTGCTCGAATCTGCATTATCTGCAGGGAGGCCCTCAACCTTTGTAGAGCTTAAGATATTTTCATCCTCTGTCTCCTCTCTCCCTCCGCTACTGGAAGTAGCTGAATCATTCATCAGAACAGTCTTGTTAATAAATAAAGAACCTTTCTGATTTTTACCATCCCCTTTACCGAGACTTGGTCTAGATCCTAGTGTCTTCTTGGAAAGCGATCTTTTATTCAATGGCTTAGATGCTGACATGGAATCATCTCCAGCTTTATCGAACTCAGCCAGCACACTAGACTTCAGGTtatctcttctttctttaaCTGGAGACGGGACATTATGCTGTTCATCCAATGGCCCATTAACATCGACAGTAGCATGGCTAGTGTCTTTTGACCCCATGATCCTACAAGTGCCACTTTGAGGTGCATCCTTGTCATGCCCTCGCCTAGTGCTTAGTGTCACAGGATCGGAAATGGTAGAATCATGATGCTGCACGGTATCTAAAGTTACACCCTTGTCAAAGTGAGTGGCAGTGTTCCCAGATGACAGATGACTGTCAAACTCATGTAGAATATGTAACTTTGACGTGTTTATTAACTCTTCTGTACGATTTGCTGTCAAGTAACCATCTGGTATGCTTTCAGGGTTATTACCAGTCCTTGGTGACCTGAAGCTACTATCTGAAATGCTCTTCCTTTTCTCAGGCAGTCTACTGCTTTGACCCTTCCCAGAAAACGACAAATTCCTTGGAGTTTTTACACCTAAATCACTTTTCTCTTGTCCTCTCTGAGAGGACAGGTTAAAGCAATCAAACTCTATACCTGTTTCAGTAGCAGCGGGACTTCCTGCATTACTCTTAATTTGTTCAGAGGTCATGGGAGAGATGAATTTCCTTGGGCTTTTTCTGGGCGAACAAGAATTAGGAGACTTCTGTGCACCATTTGAAACGAAAATCATATCACTTCCATTTTGTTGCATGCTAGTTGGCAGCTCTTCATTAGTTCTATAGAAGTTGGTATTAAGCATCTCAGCATGCCTTTTGGGAGATTCTTCAAAGGCTCGAACCTGTTCAGAGGTCATGGGAGAACTGAATCTCCTTGGGCTTTTTCTGGACGAACAAGAATGAGGAGACTTCCTGGCACTATTTGAAACGAAAACCAAATCACTTCCATTTTGTTGCATGCTAGTTGGCAGCTCTTCATGTGTTCTACAGAAGTTGGTATTAAGCATCTCAGCATGCCTTTTGGGAGATTCTTCAAAGGCTCGAACCTGGTCAGATTTTAACTGCTTTGAAGCAGATAATGACAATTCTTTTGTGTTTCCAAGACCTGATAAACCTCTAAATGTGCTCAAGTCTGAAATGTTTGTAGAGGCTTCCTGCTTCACAAGGAATTGACTAGGACTTCTTGGATGTTCAGGACCCATGATAGCTATATTCTCTCCAGATTTGTTTGCAGCAATGTCCTCATTTTCGTCTTCAGAATCTTTGGCTTCAGCTTCCATCATCTCCAACTCATACCCACTTAAGGCCAGAAAAGAAGTGTATACATTAGCATATTATTTGGTTGTCAATTTGTTTGACAAGGGAGCCCCATTGAGGGATAAAGTATAAGCATATTGTGCGTGAGCTAAATGAAATTACTCTTACTTCTTAGCAAGCGAACAAAAACACTTATTGCCTTTTATTTTGAAAGATGTTGTCTACCAATGTTTTGGTTTTTGACTTCGAACTTTTGTTTAGTACAACAGCTACCACAACTCTAAATAAAAAATGAGTGAGATAGGCATTAAATTTAAAGATCAAAAGACCGCTGAGCAGGTGCTCAGAAACCTCTAGTGAGCTCTAATTAGATACTCCATAACTTAAGCACATATGAAGTGTGAAGTTCTGTGTATCTTTTGTTTCTTGACTGGGTCGCTTGAAAATGTTTCTCATATGATAACTTCAATACACATGAAACTGTCAGATATTAAAACAGGACTTCATAATATCTCAATGTACAATTGCATATGTTTCAAATTCTGCAATATAAAGGCAACCTACTAGGAGTACTATAATCAGTCACTACCAACGCAAAACAAAACACGGTAGAAACACAGAGCTACTTCGCATTAAAAGACGGAAAATTGCAATGACTCACCTCTTATCATAATCTGCTTCCGAAAGGATTTCCCAAGACCTTAAACTGCATAAGATATCATGGAATGAAAATATGCATTTTAGCAGCAGCTTaaaagtaggaatttccataattttttagaaaataagttTGGGCATACCAATCCTCCAACCACCGGTGATTAACAAGCTTAATCGTCTTCATTTTCTTGGCAAGCTCATATTTCTCCCCTATCAAATGTAATAAGCTCAATCAAGACTAATACACAGTTGTAAACACATACCACGATAGACATGGTAaaggtgaaaatgaaatggaaattgGAGTAGCTTTCTTCCTTATCCTTGTTAGGTGAGTGAAGAGAATTTAAGACATAGGTAGTATCACAGACTGATTTACCAAAGGTCAGGGTAATTGGTCtgtctctttttccttttactcGCTTCATCCTA contains:
- the LOC132050646 gene encoding BRCT domain-containing protein At4g02110-like isoform X1; translation: MNEGNQDMLYEDPSKMFTGVCFVLVGFDPLRKGQIRAKLVEGGGVDGNRYGPDCTHLIVDGITYDDPVCVAARRDGKIVVTSLWVVHSFDVGMPVDPHSVMYRPPRDLNGIPGAKSLIVCLTGYQRQDRDDIMTMVGLMGANFSKPLVANKVTHLICYKFEGEKYELAKKMKTIKLVNHRWLEDCLRSWEILSEADYDKSGYELEMMEAEAKDSEDENEDIAANKSGENIAIMGPEHPRSPSQFLVKQEASTNISDLSTFRGLSGLGNTKELSLSASKQLKSDQVRAFEESPKRHAEMLNTNFCRTHEELPTSMQQNGSDLVFVSNSARKSPHSCSSRKSPRRFSSPMTSEQVRAFEESPKRHAEMLNTNFYRTNEELPTSMQQNGSDMIFVSNGAQKSPNSCSPRKSPRKFISPMTSEQIKSNAGSPAATETGIEFDCFNLSSQRGQEKSDLGVKTPRNLSFSGKGQSSRLPEKRKSISDSSFRSPRTGNNPESIPDGYLTANRTEELINTSKLHILHEFDSHLSSGNTATHFDKGVTLDTVQHHDSTISDPVTLSTRRGHDKDAPQSGTCRIMGSKDTSHATVDVNGPLDEQHNVPSPVKERRDNLKSSVLAEFDKAGDDSMSASKPLNKRSLSKKTLGSRPSLGKGDGKNQKGSLFINKTVLMNDSATSSSGGREETEDENILSSTKVEGLPADNADSSKEIEKYKLLDSEKEAAKTNESLNDDTEAPEDQEDEELNALREKSTGTEAQHSGLRSTEKKLNVNKVVNKNDKKDIAKRQSTENNKSETQKTFSGKETKLSESTSVGKASEEKVSKGPKYVKKNSKKTNLATKRAADSVEGAERKKCRTDRNKVEGKKRKGSPCEPGKATEHQFKSSMDVEKENIPVSGGQNASHNEHEADRTSPCGKKPRSLQITKVRSEPRWFIVSGHRLQRKEFQQVIKRLKGKVCRDSHQWSYQATHFIVPAPVRRTEKFFAAASSGRWILKTDYLTACVEAGKLLDEEPYEWHKKGLTEDLAISLEAPRKWRLLRERTGHGALYGMRIIIYGDCIVPPLDTLKRAVKAGDGIILATSPPYSRFLESGVDFAIVSEVMPRCDKWVQEFLRHEIPCVLPDYLVTYVCKPGFTLNNYVQYNTHAWAEKSLKKHVSRLEEIVEEEMVSSDDNSNDIACQVCGSPDREEVMLICGDESGSRGCGIGMHVDCCDPPLECVPEEDWFCPQCSKNKSNTSTKRKSRKGTSTSKKKK
- the LOC132050646 gene encoding BRCT domain-containing protein At4g02110-like isoform X2 encodes the protein MPVDPHSVMYRPPRDLNGIPGAKSLIVCLTGYQRQDRDDIMTMVGLMGANFSKPLVANKVTHLICYKFEGEKYELAKKMKTIKLVNHRWLEDCLRSWEILSEADYDKSGYELEMMEAEAKDSEDENEDIAANKSGENIAIMGPEHPRSPSQFLVKQEASTNISDLSTFRGLSGLGNTKELSLSASKQLKSDQVRAFEESPKRHAEMLNTNFCRTHEELPTSMQQNGSDLVFVSNSARKSPHSCSSRKSPRRFSSPMTSEQVRAFEESPKRHAEMLNTNFYRTNEELPTSMQQNGSDMIFVSNGAQKSPNSCSPRKSPRKFISPMTSEQIKSNAGSPAATETGIEFDCFNLSSQRGQEKSDLGVKTPRNLSFSGKGQSSRLPEKRKSISDSSFRSPRTGNNPESIPDGYLTANRTEELINTSKLHILHEFDSHLSSGNTATHFDKGVTLDTVQHHDSTISDPVTLSTRRGHDKDAPQSGTCRIMGSKDTSHATVDVNGPLDEQHNVPSPVKERRDNLKSSVLAEFDKAGDDSMSASKPLNKRSLSKKTLGSRPSLGKGDGKNQKGSLFINKTVLMNDSATSSSGGREETEDENILSSTKVEGLPADNADSSKEIEKYKLLDSEKEAAKTNESLNDDTEAPEDQEDEELNALREKSTGTEAQHSGLRSTEKKLNVNKVVNKNDKKDIAKRQSTENNKSETQKTFSGKETKLSESTSVGKASEEKVSKGPKYVKKNSKKTNLATKRAADSVEGAERKKCRTDRNKVEGKKRKGSPCEPGKATEHQFKSSMDVEKENIPVSGGQNASHNEHEADRTSPCGKKPRSLQITKVRSEPRWFIVSGHRLQRKEFQQVIKRLKGKVCRDSHQWSYQATHFIVPAPVRRTEKFFAAASSGRWILKTDYLTACVEAGKLLDEEPYEWHKKGLTEDLAISLEAPRKWRLLRERTGHGALYGMRIIIYGDCIVPPLDTLKRAVKAGDGIILATSPPYSRFLESGVDFAIVSEVMPRCDKWVQEFLRHEIPCVLPDYLVTYVCKPGFTLNNYVQYNTHAWAEKSLKKHVSRLEEIVEEEMVSSDDNSNDIACQVCGSPDREEVMLICGDESGSRGCGIGMHVDCCDPPLECVPEEDWFCPQCSKNKSNTSTKRKSRKGTSTSKKKK